In Corylus avellana chromosome ca2, CavTom2PMs-1.0, the following proteins share a genomic window:
- the LOC132170878 gene encoding uncharacterized protein LOC132170878, translating into MGCFPACFGTPKRQKHRKLANETTSTDQSLEANEAFQPTALPNQEDIENPVNPSTESDARKKVCFDLNVKNYEEPSTNEVATTLLGNNEEKENEKQEETSKESKPFSGLIASSILSSPPKHRCQNCADCDLDNDDDEVGDVHSPVQEESSDSLFSLSIDSRKHVGATETGEKEVNSPMPEVKTIGSNPIERSESVDLVLKPIENLTPWKTVQAKKTTPLENQAKENIPADTSLSSWLVESEFTPKSKNSSDSVGNLPAEKENSRRNVEDRAILGALTVTELKQFSASASPKWSRSRSPDEKLVIGTVGSYWRHTGQTMDSDSGSSCREMNKTSTRNREDERVKWNSSPFEARMERALSEV; encoded by the exons ATGGGGTGCTTTCCGGCTTGCTTTGGTACTCCTAAGCGTCAAAAACATCGAAAATTGGCCAATGAAACTACCTCTACAGACCAA AGTCTTGAAGCTAATGAAGCTTTTCAACCTACCGCACTACCAAATCAAGAAGACATTGAAAACCCCGTTAATCCCAGCACAGAATCAGA TGCTAGAAAGAAAGTTTGCTTTGATCTGAATGTCAAAAACTATGAGGAACCATCAACCAATGAAGTTGCGACTACTTTGTTGGGAAACAATGAGGAGAAAGAGAATGAAAAGCAAGAAGAAACAAGTAAAGAAAGCAAACCCTTTTCGGGTTTGATTGCTTCAAGCATATTATCCTCTCCACCAAAGCACAGATGCCAAAATTGTGCAGATTGTGATTtggataatgatgatgatgaggttgGAGATGTTCATTCACCGGTTCAAGAAGAATCGTCGGACTCATTGTTTTCTTTGTCCATCGATTCAAGAAAACATGTCGGTGCCACTGAAACCGGCGAAAAGGAGGTTAACAGTCCGATGCCGGAGGTCAAGACAATTGGGTCGAATCCAATTGAAAGGAGTGAGTCTGTTGATTTAGTCTTGAAACCAATCGAAAATCTTACTCCATGGAAGACGGTCCAAGCAAAAAAAACCACTCCTTTAGAGAATCAAGCAAAGGAGAATATTCCGGCAGACACCAGCCTTTCAAGCTGGTTGGTTGAATCCGAGTTCACGCCCAAGTCCAAGAACAGTAGTGATTCCGTCGGGAACTTGCCGGCCGAGAAAGAGAATTCAAGAAGAAATGTTGAAGACAGGGCAATTCTGGGAGCATTGACCGTTACAGAGCTCAAACAGTTCTCTGCCTCAGCGTCTCCAAAATGGTCAAGAAGCCGAAGCCCAGATGAGAAGCTGGTGATAGGTACTGTTGGGAGTTACTGGAGGCATACCGGGCAGACCATGGATTCAGACTCAGGCTCTTCTTGCAGAGAAATGAACAAGACAAGCACCAGAAACAGAGAG GATGAGAGAGTGAAATGGAATTCTTCTCCATTTGAGGCAAGAATGGAGAGAGCTCTATCTGAAGTGTAG